The nucleotide window AACGCGTGCAAGTGTCGCGCCATCCCGACAGACCTTATTCTTTAGCATATATTAATGCGATGACGGACGGAAATTTTATCGAATTGCATGGTGACAGAACGGTGAAAGACGACAAAGCGATGATTGGTGGTTTTGGCAGTATTAACGGACAAAGTGTAATGTTTATCGGTCAGCAAAAAGGAATAAATACAAAAATGCGTCAATATAGAAACTTCGGAATGCCCAATCCTGAAGGTTATCGCAAAGCATTGCGCTTAATGAAATTAGCAGAAAAATTTGGCAAACCTGTTATTTCATTAATTGATACTCCTGGTGCTTATCCCGGATTAGAAGCGGAAGAACGCGGGCAAGGCGAAGCGATTGCACGCAATTTATTAGAAATGTCGAGATTAAAAGTTCCTGTAATTTGTATTGTTATTGGCGAGGGAGCTTCTGGTGGCGCACTCGGAATTGGCATTGGCGATAAAGTATTGATGCTGGAAAATTCGTGGTACTCTGTTATTTCTCCTGAAAATTGTTCTACTATTTTATGGAGGACATGGGATTTTAAAGAGAAAGCGGCAGAAGCATTAAAATTAACGGCTACCGATATGTTGGAAAATAAATTAATTGACGGCATCGTAAAAGAACCGATTGGCGGCGCACACACGCATCCCGAAGAGATGTTTAAAATCTTAAAAGAAGAAATTTTAAAACACCTCGAAAAATTAACCAAAATGGAACCCGATAAATTGGTGGAGAAAAGAATTAAAAAATTCTGCTCAATGGGTGTGGTTACGGAACACAATTAAGTATAGGCAGAATTATTTTCTATAAAAGCAATATTGAAAAATTATTTTTTTGAACACGAAAAATACAACTGCGTAAACCGCTAAAAATTTCTAATTTAAGCCTTTGCGAAAGAACGATGTTTAAAAATATTGCTTCCACATTTGTTATTAAATTTGTCAATGCATTCATCGGATTGCTTGTTGCCGTTGTGATTTCGCAATACATGGGCGCTTTCGGGAAAGGAGAAACGAGTTTAATTATCACCAGCATTACTTTAGTTTTGATATTTTGTAATGTGGTTGGCGGAGCAACGGTGGTTTATTTAGTTCCGCGATATCCTGTCGTTCAAATTTTGTTTCCAGGATATATTTGGTCGTTTATATCCTGTGTTTTTGCCTATTTTATTTTAAAATTATTTCCACTGATTCCGGAGGTTTTTGTTTTTCATGTAGTAGCACTTTCCTTGCTGAATTCCTTTTTATCCATTAATCTAACCATTTTACTGGGAAAAGAAAAAATTACCGCTAATAATTTAATCAGTTTATTGCAAACGCTTATCAGTTTTTTTGTGTTGTTGATGTTAGTTTTATTTTGGAATAAAAATAATATCGAAGCGTACATTACCTCTCTGTATATTTCCTTCGGCGGCTGTTTCCTGATTAGCTTTTTCTTGATTTTACCGTATCTGAAAAATAATTTTTTAAAAGGACAAATGACTGTCTTGAAAGAAACTTTTCGAGTAGGTTTATTAAATCAATCGGCACATGTTGTGCAGTTTATTAATTTACGTTTAAGCTTTTATTTACTAAGCCATTTTTCAGGCGACAGCAAACTCGGAATATACTCCAATGCTATTTCCATTTCAGGAGCCATTTGGCTTATCAGTAACAGCATTGCAACTATTCAATATGCGCGAATAGCTAATTCAACGGACGTAAATTATTCGCGCAAGCTCACTTTAAAATTAACAAAAGCCAGTTTGTTGCTTTGCTTTTTTGCGGTTATTCCTTTACTTATTTTCCCGAGTTCCTTTTATATTTTTATTTTCGGAAAAGAATTTGGAGAAACAGGAAAAGTAATCTGGGCGCTTATTCCGGGAATATTGTGTTGGAATATTTCGCTCATCATCGGACATTATTTTTCGGGAATAGGAAAATATCAAGTGAATACCTTTGCGGCTGTTTCGGGTGTTTTTATAACTATTTTTTTAAGCGTTATTTGCATTCACCAGTATTCGATATTTGTTGCGGGAATTATTGCCAGTTGCTCGTATTTTGCTTCGGCTGTTTTTACAATCATTTATTTTTTGAGAGAAAGCAACTATTCACTCGCAAAATTTATTCCTGAAAAAGATGATTTTTTATTTGTGAAAAAGGAGTTGTTGTATTTTTTAAAATCAAGAAAAGAAAAAGTATGAGCAAAGTAAAAAAACTTTTTAAAGGCTTGTCATTATTGATGAAACAGCCATCGCTTATAAATAAAATTATGGACGATGCGGATGTAAATCAGTTGGAGGTAAGTGAAAAATATGGAATGAAACTCGGATTGCCAAGTATTGAATTAACCGATTTGTTTCCCGATTTTGACGAAACGGTTTCGCCTTATGCCGCATTAGAAGGCGGCTCAACGCCTATTGATTTGGCATTTTTAAAAGCTTGCGCAAAAAGTTTTTCCGATTGTGTGTATTTAGAAATTGGCACGTGGCGCGGTGAAAGTGTTGCCAATATTGCTGCTGTGGCTAAAAAATGTTTTACTGTTAATTTAACAGATGCACAAATGCGCCACATTCATTTGACAGAAAAACACATTAATTTAATTGGTTATTTTTCTAAAAATAAAAGTAACGTAACTCACGTTCGCGAAAATTCGAAAGAAATAAATTTGAAAAGTTTAAATGAAAAATTTGATTTGATTTTTATTGATGGTGATCATCATTACGAATCTGTTAAAAACGATACGGAAAAGGCTTTCGAAGTGTTGAAGGATAATAATTCCATGATTGTTTGGCACGATTACGGAAATAGCCCAGAAGATATTCGATGGGATGTGTTAAAAGGAATTTTAGCAGGAACACCTGAAAATAAAAGAAAACATTTATACCGTGTTTCGAATACTTTGTGTGCTGTTTATTGTGAACGAGAATTAAATGGAAATTTTCACACCTTTCCGAGAGATTCAGAAAATTATTTTGAAATAAATATCAAATTGAAAAAATAATTTTTTCAGGAAAAGCGATTGGTTTGTTCTTTCTTCATCAGTGTTTTGTAATAAAACGCCACGACAATCCATCCTAAAATAATAAAAAATGCGGAAGCAAGTATCGGTAAACTAATATTGATAAGTGTGATGTAAGCCGCCAAAATAGGAGGGAAAGCCATTCCGAGCGAGCGAATGGATTGATTGATTCCCAAAATTCTGCCTTGTTCTGTTTTATTGGCTTGGTCGGAAACAACAGTGCTAATAGTAGGTTGCGTTAATCCTTGAAAAATGGAAACGAAAGGAATAACGAAATACAAATATTTATAATCGGAAGGAATTAATAAAAGAGGAAGTGTTAAACCTAATAATAATGCGGCTACTGAAAGCATTTGTAATGCATTGTATTTTTTAGCTAAAGGACGTAAAACGCCACCTTGCGCAACAACTATCCAAATGCCGATATAGGCAAACATATCTGCGATTTGAGAAACGGTAAAATGAAATTTATCTATCAAGAAAACTTGAAAAAATTGCGTGAAAAAATTAAATCCCAACGTCAGTAAAAAAACAATTAAAAAAACGATGCGCAAATCTTTGTAGCCAAAAGCTTCTTTGATATTGCTGATTCCGGTAAATAAACTTACTGAGGTATTTCTTTTTTCTAAAAGAGTTTCTGGAAAAGAAAGCCAAACCCACAAAATATTTATAGTGCTGAGAATGGCAGCGAACCAAAATGGAGTAGCCAATGTGAACCAAGAAACAATTTCAGGACTGGATAATTTGCCGCCAATAAACGGACCTAAAACAAATCCTAATCCGAAGGCAGCGCCAATCATTCCGAAGTTTTTAGCTTTATTGGTGTCATCGCTCACATCTGAAATGGCAGAGTAGGCAATGGAAATATTTCCTCCGGTAAATCCGTCCAATAAACGACTCCAAAAAAGCAAATAAATATCGTTGTGAATAATCGCCAAAGCAAATAAAACATAGCCCAACAAAGTTCCCAGTAATGAAATAAGTAAAATTGGTTTTCGTCCATGACGGTCGGAAAGTGCACCTAAAACTGGAGCTCCGAAAAATTGTGCAAGTGGATAAACGGCAATTAAAAATCCCAGTAAAAGTGTTCTGAAATGAACAGATGCTGTAAAAGGCAAAATGGTATTGTGCGGATCTAATAACAAGGGCGCCATAATCGGAATCACAATTCCGAGTCCGACCAAATCAATAAAAACGGTAAAGAAAATAGCTGCTAAAGGTGA belongs to Bacteroidia bacterium and includes:
- a CDS encoding acetyl-CoA carboxylase carboxyltransferase subunit alpha; protein product: RVQVSRHPDRPYSLAYINAMTDGNFIELHGDRTVKDDKAMIGGFGSINGQSVMFIGQQKGINTKMRQYRNFGMPNPEGYRKALRLMKLAEKFGKPVISLIDTPGAYPGLEAEERGQGEAIARNLLEMSRLKVPVICIVIGEGASGGALGIGIGDKVLMLENSWYSVISPENCSTILWRTWDFKEKAAEALKLTATDMLENKLIDGIVKEPIGGAHTHPEEMFKILKEEILKHLEKLTKMEPDKLVEKRIKKFCSMGVVTEHN
- a CDS encoding class I SAM-dependent methyltransferase, with protein sequence MSKVKKLFKGLSLLMKQPSLINKIMDDADVNQLEVSEKYGMKLGLPSIELTDLFPDFDETVSPYAALEGGSTPIDLAFLKACAKSFSDCVYLEIGTWRGESVANIAAVAKKCFTVNLTDAQMRHIHLTEKHINLIGYFSKNKSNVTHVRENSKEINLKSLNEKFDLIFIDGDHHYESVKNDTEKAFEVLKDNNSMIVWHDYGNSPEDIRWDVLKGILAGTPENKRKHLYRVSNTLCAVYCERELNGNFHTFPRDSENYFEINIKLKK
- a CDS encoding MFS transporter, translating into MSDKKQKAKSPLAAIFFTVFIDLVGLGIVIPIMAPLLLDPHNTILPFTASVHFRTLLLGFLIAVYPLAQFFGAPVLGALSDRHGRKPILLISLLGTLLGYVLFALAIIHNDIYLLFWSRLLDGFTGGNISIAYSAISDVSDDTNKAKNFGMIGAAFGLGFVLGPFIGGKLSSPEIVSWFTLATPFWFAAILSTINILWVWLSFPETLLEKRNTSVSLFTGISNIKEAFGYKDLRIVFLIVFLLTLGFNFFTQFFQVFLIDKFHFTVSQIADMFAYIGIWIVVAQGGVLRPLAKKYNALQMLSVAALLLGLTLPLLLIPSDYKYLYFVIPFVSIFQGLTQPTISTVVSDQANKTEQGRILGINQSIRSLGMAFPPILAAYITLINISLPILASAFFIILGWIVVAFYYKTLMKKEQTNRFS